One Methanocaldococcus villosus KIN24-T80 genomic window carries:
- a CDS encoding ATP-dependent DNA ligase: MLWKDVCKIFDNIEKTTKRLEKRDYFIKLIEMVKDPEDLKKICYIAIGRVYPEYDERELGIGEKLLINSVVSIGINKNELLEEIKKTGDIGFAIERLIGKVKHGYLLYQPLTVDEVYKTLRRVGEIEGEGSQKKKIRLISGLFLRATPIEARYLARLILEDMRIGMNVPTILEALSIYFNIPKERLEKIYAITNDIGLLAEKLLKNELDSDELKLKLFRPIKPMLAQIAPSIEQAILEMGKAQFETKFDGARVQIHKSGNNVKIYSRRLEDVTNALPEIVNAIKGINVDKLIVEGECVAIDKNTGKPRPFQDILRRFRRKYDISKFMKEINLRVYLFDILYKDGVSYIDEPFKKRREVLESIFGYENDFKKDRKRIEEELKADKIIDLSYKLVTDNPEEAREFYNWSLSIGHEGVMIKNLNAPYTPGSRVRTMYKFKPTLESLDVVITKAKRGMGKRKDWYGSFEIAVRDEEGNLYPIGHVGTGLTEEDLEYLKQRIDKIIIRDLGEEVEVKPEIVVEVAYEEIQKSDKYPCGFALRFPRVVRFREDKGVDDINTLDDVKEIYMIQRGRN; this comes from the coding sequence ATGCTTTGGAAAGATGTTTGTAAAATTTTTGACAATATTGAAAAAACTACAAAAAGATTAGAGAAAAGGGATTATTTTATAAAACTTATTGAAATGGTTAAAGATCCTGAAGATTTAAAAAAGATTTGTTACATTGCTATAGGAAGAGTGTATCCTGAATATGATGAGAGAGAGTTAGGAATTGGAGAAAAGCTGTTAATAAACTCTGTAGTATCAATAGGTATAAATAAAAATGAATTGTTGGAAGAAATTAAAAAAACTGGAGATATTGGTTTTGCTATTGAAAGACTTATAGGAAAGGTAAAACATGGATATCTTCTCTATCAGCCTTTAACTGTTGATGAAGTTTATAAAACTTTAAGAAGAGTTGGTGAAATAGAAGGAGAAGGTTCTCAAAAAAAGAAAATACGGCTTATTAGTGGGCTATTTTTAAGAGCTACACCTATTGAGGCTAGATATTTAGCAAGATTAATATTAGAAGATATGAGAATTGGAATGAATGTCCCTACAATATTGGAGGCACTGTCTATTTATTTTAATATACCAAAGGAAAGGTTGGAGAAGATATATGCAATTACAAATGATATTGGTTTGTTAGCTGAAAAACTTTTAAAAAATGAGCTTGACAGTGATGAGCTAAAATTAAAGCTTTTTAGACCAATAAAACCTATGCTTGCTCAAATAGCCCCATCTATAGAGCAGGCAATATTGGAAATGGGAAAAGCACAGTTTGAAACAAAATTTGATGGGGCAAGGGTTCAAATTCATAAAAGTGGAAATAATGTGAAGATTTATAGTAGAAGGTTAGAAGATGTAACTAATGCCTTACCAGAGATTGTCAATGCTATAAAGGGAATAAATGTTGATAAACTTATAGTTGAAGGAGAGTGTGTAGCTATAGATAAAAACACAGGAAAACCAAGGCCATTTCAAGATATACTAAGAAGGTTTAGAAGAAAGTATGATATAAGTAAGTTTATGAAAGAGATCAATTTAAGAGTGTATCTCTTTGATATTCTTTACAAAGATGGTGTTTCTTATATAGATGAGCCATTTAAAAAAAGGAGAGAAGTTTTAGAAAGTATATTTGGGTATGAAAATGATTTTAAAAAGGATAGAAAAAGAATAGAAGAAGAATTAAAAGCTGATAAAATTATAGATCTTTCTTATAAGCTTGTTACAGATAATCCTGAAGAAGCTAGAGAGTTTTACAATTGGAGTTTATCTATAGGACATGAGGGAGTTATGATAAAAAATCTTAATGCACCATACACTCCAGGAAGTAGAGTAAGAACTATGTATAAATTTAAACCGACTTTAGAAAGTTTGGATGTTGTAATTACTAAAGCTAAGAGAGGAATGGGCAAGAGAAAAGACTGGTATGGTTCTTTTGAAATAGCTGTTAGGGATGAGGAGGGGAATCTTTATCCTATTGGCCATGTTGGAACAGGATTAACTGAAGAAGATTTAGAATATCTAAAACAGAGAATTGACAAAATCATCATTAGAGATCTTGGGGAGGAAGTTGAAGTTAAGCCTGAAATTGTTGTTGAAGTAGCATATGAAGAAATCCAAAAATCTGATAAATATCCCTGTGGTTTTGCTTTAAGATTTCCAAGAGTTGTTAGGTTTAGAGAAGATAAAGGGGTTGATGATATAAATACATTAGATGATGTTAAAGAGATTTATATGATACAGAGAGGTAGGAATTAA